In Horticoccus luteus, the following proteins share a genomic window:
- a CDS encoding tetratricopeptide repeat protein: MSLRRLTFAASAVAVAFGLAGCGSPPSGGGFVRIDNVAMYGQPRTPRPPVLQQADADFVRRAAAVFGHDRQAASLAWANEADRFFQQRNFDYAMRRYNQAWLLDPENFRAFWGFGRVALERDRFDEALEHFDKALSLCHDDRQRPAVLSDTGAALTWKAKSLPRENGAERDRLFARANAMFADSTQRDPTYANGWKRWAMSLFDQGDLAGAREKILRAQTAGADIPATLLARLTAAKSP, from the coding sequence ATGTCGCTTCGACGGCTCACGTTCGCCGCCTCGGCTGTCGCTGTCGCCTTCGGCCTCGCCGGCTGCGGATCACCGCCATCCGGTGGCGGCTTCGTGCGGATCGACAATGTCGCAATGTATGGCCAGCCCCGCACCCCGCGCCCGCCGGTTTTGCAACAGGCCGACGCGGATTTCGTCCGCCGGGCCGCCGCGGTTTTTGGCCATGACCGCCAGGCGGCGAGTCTCGCCTGGGCCAATGAAGCCGACCGGTTTTTCCAGCAACGCAACTTCGACTACGCCATGCGGCGTTACAACCAGGCGTGGCTTCTCGATCCGGAAAATTTCCGCGCCTTCTGGGGCTTTGGCCGCGTCGCCCTCGAACGCGATCGCTTTGACGAAGCCCTCGAGCATTTCGACAAGGCCCTTTCCCTTTGCCACGATGATCGACAACGCCCCGCGGTGCTTTCCGACACGGGCGCGGCACTCACCTGGAAGGCCAAGTCGCTTCCGCGCGAAAACGGCGCAGAACGCGACCGCCTTTTCGCCCGCGCTAACGCAATGTTTGCCGACAGCACGCAACGCGATCCCACCTACGCCAACGGCTGGAAACGCTGGGCCATGTCGCTTTTCGACCAGGGGGACTTGGCGGGAGCCCGCGAGAAAATCCTTCGCGCCCAAACCGCCGGCGCCGACATCCCGGCGACACTCCTCGCCCGACTGACAGCGGCAAAATCTCCATGA
- a CDS encoding sodium:solute symporter family protein, with the protein MTLHPLDWAIIVVYLAGCLFAGLAMRRFVRGVEDFAVAGREMNVNLGIASLAATELGLVTIMYTAQLGYEKGLAGAAIGVIMCLAIWLVGRTGFVIEALRNAGVMTIPELFEKRFGVRVRWFAGLFVVLGGLLNMGIFLRLGGEFLVSTTGLPPGWLEWVMTGLLGLVLIYTALGGMLSVLVTDYLQFLVMGVGIVLTSVLVLHQVGWTHLIDGLNAAWAGHGAAKLAANPFNPFDRTSYGWGYLLWMFVFQIAVATTWQTQISRVLATKDASTARRMYQRTSFYFVGRFLLPGLWGAAAFVYFADRGGLPAGVDSLTAMPTYLATLLPVGVIGIVVAAMLAAEMSTDSGYLLTWATVIYNDLITPCLRRPLSRRAQLVLTRLLVLGIGVFLLFYGLWYELPGNAWDYLAVTGNIYLASVFTLLVAGVYWPRANARGAYAALVLGAVGPIAFLVLGQRFAIAPELAGASSFALAAVGMIGGSLLSRRVVVTAEPVLT; encoded by the coding sequence GTGACCCTGCACCCTCTCGACTGGGCCATCATTGTTGTTTATCTCGCCGGCTGTCTTTTCGCCGGCCTCGCCATGCGGCGCTTCGTGCGCGGCGTCGAAGACTTCGCCGTCGCCGGCCGCGAGATGAACGTCAATCTCGGCATCGCCTCCCTCGCTGCGACCGAACTCGGCCTCGTCACGATCATGTATACCGCCCAACTCGGTTACGAGAAGGGCCTCGCCGGCGCCGCCATCGGCGTGATCATGTGCCTCGCCATCTGGCTCGTCGGCCGCACCGGCTTCGTCATCGAGGCTCTCCGCAACGCCGGCGTGATGACGATTCCTGAGTTGTTTGAAAAACGCTTCGGCGTGCGCGTCCGCTGGTTCGCCGGTCTGTTCGTCGTGCTCGGCGGGCTGCTCAACATGGGCATCTTCCTTCGCCTCGGCGGCGAGTTTCTCGTCTCCACCACCGGTCTCCCGCCCGGCTGGCTCGAATGGGTGATGACCGGCCTCCTCGGCCTCGTGCTGATCTACACCGCACTCGGCGGCATGCTGTCCGTCCTCGTTACCGACTACCTGCAATTTCTCGTCATGGGCGTGGGCATCGTGCTCACCTCGGTCCTCGTGCTGCATCAGGTCGGCTGGACCCATCTGATCGACGGCCTTAACGCCGCCTGGGCCGGCCACGGCGCCGCCAAACTCGCCGCCAATCCGTTCAATCCCTTCGACCGCACCAGCTACGGCTGGGGCTACCTCCTCTGGATGTTCGTTTTTCAAATCGCCGTCGCCACAACCTGGCAGACGCAGATCAGCCGCGTGCTCGCCACCAAAGATGCGTCCACCGCGCGTCGCATGTATCAACGCACCTCCTTCTACTTCGTCGGCCGCTTTCTATTGCCCGGCCTCTGGGGCGCGGCGGCATTCGTTTATTTCGCCGACCGCGGCGGCCTGCCCGCCGGCGTCGATTCGCTCACCGCGATGCCCACTTATCTCGCAACGCTTCTGCCCGTGGGCGTGATCGGAATCGTCGTCGCTGCGATGCTCGCCGCGGAAATGTCGACCGACAGCGGCTACCTCCTCACCTGGGCCACCGTGATCTACAACGATCTCATCACCCCGTGCCTGCGCCGCCCGCTTTCCCGCCGCGCGCAACTCGTGCTCACGCGCCTGCTCGTGCTCGGCATCGGCGTTTTCCTGCTTTTCTACGGCCTCTGGTATGAGTTGCCGGGCAACGCGTGGGACTACCTCGCCGTCACCGGCAATATTTACCTCGCGAGCGTCTTCACGCTCCTCGTCGCCGGCGTCTACTGGCCGCGCGCCAACGCCCGCGGAGCTTACGCCGCGCTCGTGCTCGGCGCCGTGGGCCCCATTGCGTTTCTCGTCCTCGGACAACGCTTCGCCATCGCGCCCGAACTCGCCGGCGCCTCGTCCTTCGCGCTCGCCGCTGTGGGGATGATCGGCGGCTCGCTGCTTTCCCGCCGCGTCGTCGTCACCGCAGAACCCGTGCTCACATGA
- the ruvB gene encoding Holliday junction branch migration DNA helicase RuvB produces the protein MPAEDKNAKGLGYISTTLAAPVTSAEAALRPLSFGDFTGQPKTIERLQVMVGAARRRGDPLNHILLSGPPGLGKTTLAFILGHELGKSVRVTSGPVIEKAGDLAGLLTNLEEGDILFIDEIHRIPKTVEEYLYSAMEDFRLDIMIDQGPNARSVRLSLPRFTLVGATTRSGLLTAPLRTRFTLQTRLDYYDHATLINIVQRSCRLLDVEIDAGGAKEIATRSRGTPRVANNLINFVRDYAQERAQGRITQPVAAAALELLEIDSSGLDEMDKRMLRIMADNYRGGPVGMSTIAVAVGEEAETLEEVHEPFLIQEGYLQRTPQGRVLTAKGYHAVGLKPFAGGDQQALL, from the coding sequence ATGCCTGCCGAAGATAAAAACGCCAAAGGCCTCGGTTACATCAGCACCACCCTCGCTGCGCCCGTCACCTCCGCCGAGGCCGCGCTGCGTCCACTGTCGTTCGGTGATTTCACCGGCCAGCCCAAGACCATCGAGCGCCTCCAAGTCATGGTCGGCGCCGCCCGCCGCCGCGGCGATCCGCTCAACCACATCCTCCTCTCCGGCCCGCCCGGCCTCGGCAAAACCACCCTCGCCTTCATCCTCGGCCACGAGCTCGGCAAAAGTGTCCGCGTCACCTCCGGCCCCGTGATCGAAAAAGCCGGCGACCTCGCCGGTCTGCTCACCAACCTCGAGGAAGGCGACATCCTCTTCATCGACGAAATCCACCGTATCCCCAAAACCGTCGAAGAGTATCTCTACTCGGCGATGGAGGATTTCCGGCTCGATATCATGATCGACCAAGGGCCCAACGCCCGCAGCGTCCGGCTCTCGCTGCCGCGCTTCACGCTCGTCGGCGCGACCACCCGCAGCGGCCTCCTCACCGCGCCGCTGCGCACGCGCTTCACGTTGCAGACGCGGCTCGATTACTACGACCACGCCACGCTCATCAACATCGTGCAACGCAGTTGCCGTCTTCTCGACGTGGAGATCGATGCCGGCGGCGCGAAGGAAATCGCCACCCGCTCCCGCGGCACGCCCCGCGTCGCCAACAACCTCATCAATTTCGTCCGCGATTACGCGCAGGAACGCGCCCAAGGCCGCATCACCCAACCCGTCGCCGCCGCCGCCCTCGAACTGCTCGAAATCGATTCGTCCGGCCTCGACGAGATGGACAAACGCATGCTGCGCATCATGGCCGACAACTACCGCGGCGGCCCCGTCGGCATGAGCACGATCGCCGTCGCCGTCGGCGAAGAGGCCGAGACGCTCGAGGAGGTGCACGAGCCGTTTCTCATTCAGGAAGGCTATCTGCAACGCACGCCGCAGGGCCGCGTCCTCACGGCGAAAGGTTACCACGCCGTGGGCCTCAAACCGTTTGCCGGAGGCGATCAGCAAGCGTTGTTGTAG
- a CDS encoding helix-turn-helix domain-containing protein: MRATLEKVSLRPGESFACRRFASPRFGSPWHFHPECELTLIEASHGLRFVGDSIGRFERGDLVLLGANLPHYWSNSPDWSGTARSVVVQFSERFMGEAGGAMPELASVRRLLGRAQRGLLFPGATVRTVAERLGALPDLAPLPRLAALLEIFHTLADAPAATLSSAGFSPGLTGRDEARLARVLRYVDGAVGEAVSQKVAAQRAGLSPAAFSRYFRRKMGHTFEAFVNEVRVGRICRELLDDPSRSVAEIAFAGGYNNLANFNRQFLRRTGLTPGAFRRSHGATSGSAAGGVGR; this comes from the coding sequence ATGCGCGCGACGTTGGAAAAAGTATCACTGCGACCGGGCGAATCCTTCGCCTGCCGCCGCTTTGCGAGCCCGCGTTTCGGGTCGCCGTGGCACTTCCATCCGGAGTGCGAGCTGACGTTGATCGAGGCGAGCCATGGGTTGCGTTTCGTCGGCGACAGCATCGGGCGTTTCGAGCGGGGTGACCTGGTGCTGCTGGGAGCGAATCTCCCGCACTACTGGAGCAATTCGCCGGACTGGAGTGGCACGGCACGCTCGGTGGTGGTGCAATTCTCCGAGCGGTTTATGGGCGAAGCGGGAGGAGCGATGCCCGAACTCGCGTCGGTGCGGCGATTGCTGGGCCGGGCACAGCGCGGGTTGCTGTTTCCGGGTGCGACGGTGCGCACCGTGGCGGAGCGGCTGGGCGCTTTGCCGGATTTGGCGCCGCTGCCAAGGTTGGCGGCGTTGCTGGAAATATTTCACACGCTGGCGGACGCACCGGCGGCGACGCTTTCCAGCGCAGGTTTTTCGCCGGGACTGACGGGGCGGGACGAGGCGCGGCTCGCACGCGTGCTGCGTTACGTGGATGGCGCCGTGGGCGAGGCGGTGAGCCAGAAGGTGGCGGCGCAACGCGCGGGGCTCAGTCCGGCGGCCTTCAGCCGCTATTTTCGACGGAAAATGGGGCACACGTTCGAAGCGTTTGTGAACGAAGTGCGCGTGGGCCGCATCTGTCGCGAGTTGCTCGATGATCCCAGCCGCTCGGTGGCGGAGATCGCGTTTGCCGGGGGCTACAACAATCTCGCGAATTTCAACCGCCAGTTTCTGCGCCGCACGGGGCTGACGCCGGGGGCGTTTCGCCGGAGCCACGGCGCAACGAGCGGGTCAGCGGCGGGGGGCGTCGGGCGCTGA
- a CDS encoding dUTPase — MDKLEEIFQMQDALNRRIGVALPPATEEEKAKWILNYTRALQQETAELIDSVPWKWWAKYQKFDEQNAKVEVVDLFHFLVSLAQTLGMTADDVYQAYLKKNAVNHQRQETGYAKKDEADSRHI, encoded by the coding sequence ATGGACAAGCTCGAAGAGATTTTTCAGATGCAGGACGCGCTGAACCGGCGCATCGGGGTGGCGCTGCCGCCGGCGACGGAAGAGGAAAAGGCCAAGTGGATCCTTAACTATACCCGTGCGTTACAGCAGGAAACGGCGGAGCTGATCGATTCGGTGCCGTGGAAGTGGTGGGCGAAATACCAGAAATTCGACGAGCAGAACGCGAAGGTGGAAGTGGTGGATTTGTTTCACTTTTTGGTGTCGCTCGCACAGACGCTCGGGATGACGGCGGACGACGTTTATCAGGCGTATTTGAAGAAAAACGCCGTGAATCATCAGCGGCAGGAGACGGGCTATGCGAAGAAGGACGAGGCGGATTCGCGGCATATTTGA
- a CDS encoding UDP-N-acetylglucosamine 1-carboxyvinyltransferase: MADLIVNGGKPLSGTLTPSGNKNSALPILCATLLTDDPVTLRNVPAITDVEKLVEFFTAQGSQITWDRTSGEMTLAHATFDPDRLQGTLPNGMRSSVLLFPPLLHRLGRLAIPGNAEGCSLGIRELDPHLEILTTLGAQIESNGTVTMELPGRFRGARHWPDYMSVTATENFVMAAALAEGTSTLLNAASEPHVQDLCATLAQMGARIEGIGTSKLTIHGVDRLHGGTFTIASDIHEIVTFLALGAITGGEVRVRESLPHHFDLIGRAFRKLGVTIDHDGDTAIVRPGQTLRVESPFTSNLLPKIEAAPWPYFPVDLLPCMIALAVRADGPMHFWNKVYEGGFTWMPELAKFGAHVVVSDPHRIIVFGSKPLRATTVDAPYIIRAAVALYMVAASIPGRSIVKNADTIKRAHPRFVENLRTFGAEVEWR; this comes from the coding sequence ATGGCCGATCTCATTGTCAACGGCGGCAAGCCGCTCTCCGGCACCCTCACTCCGTCCGGCAACAAAAACTCCGCCCTGCCCATCCTCTGCGCCACGCTCCTCACCGACGACCCGGTGACGCTCCGCAACGTGCCCGCCATCACGGACGTCGAGAAACTCGTGGAGTTTTTCACCGCGCAAGGCTCCCAGATCACGTGGGATCGCACGTCGGGCGAGATGACCCTCGCGCACGCCACGTTCGATCCCGATCGCCTCCAAGGCACGCTGCCCAACGGCATGCGTTCCTCCGTCCTCCTGTTTCCGCCGCTGCTGCACCGCTTGGGCCGCCTCGCGATTCCAGGCAACGCCGAAGGCTGCTCCCTCGGCATCCGCGAACTCGATCCCCACCTCGAGATTCTCACCACACTGGGCGCGCAGATCGAGTCCAACGGCACCGTCACGATGGAGTTGCCCGGCCGTTTCCGCGGCGCGCGCCACTGGCCCGACTATATGTCCGTCACGGCCACCGAAAATTTCGTGATGGCCGCCGCACTGGCCGAAGGCACGTCCACGCTCCTCAACGCCGCGAGCGAACCGCACGTGCAGGATCTTTGTGCCACCCTCGCCCAAATGGGTGCCCGGATCGAAGGCATCGGCACGAGCAAACTCACGATCCACGGCGTCGATCGTCTTCACGGCGGCACGTTCACGATCGCGAGCGATATCCACGAAATCGTCACCTTCCTCGCCCTCGGCGCCATTACCGGCGGCGAAGTCCGCGTGCGCGAGTCGCTCCCGCACCACTTCGATCTGATCGGCCGCGCCTTTCGCAAACTCGGCGTGACGATCGATCACGACGGCGACACCGCCATCGTCCGGCCGGGGCAGACGCTGCGCGTTGAGTCACCGTTCACGTCGAACTTGCTGCCGAAAATCGAAGCCGCGCCGTGGCCGTATTTTCCTGTCGATCTGCTGCCCTGCATGATCGCACTCGCGGTTCGCGCCGATGGCCCAATGCACTTTTGGAACAAGGTTTACGAAGGCGGCTTCACGTGGATGCCCGAACTGGCGAAGTTCGGCGCGCACGTCGTCGTCAGCGATCCGCATCGCATCATCGTCTTCGGCTCGAAGCCGCTGCGCGCCACCACCGTCGATGCGCCCTACATCATCCGCGCCGCCGTCGCGCTCTACATGGTCGCCGCCAGCATTCCCGGCCGCAGCATCGTGAAAAACGCCGACACCATCAAACGCGCCCATCCGCGCTTCGTGGAAAACCTGCGCACGTTCGGCGCCGAAGTGGAGTGGCGTTGA
- a CDS encoding YiiD C-terminal domain-containing protein, translating into MKIPAFELFLHEMIPLAKAMGVGVEISDEHSLTLTAPKEQNKNSLNTAFGGSLVSIATLAGYGVVWELMKHEDGATDKIEWRIVVKESRAAYRRPVLGDLRAICERPAKAAVEEFKAALSRYGKAKLKLKASVVENGHTAVDVTAAFVVSR; encoded by the coding sequence GTGAAAATCCCAGCCTTCGAGCTGTTCCTCCACGAAATGATTCCGCTCGCCAAGGCGATGGGGGTCGGCGTGGAGATTAGCGACGAGCATTCGCTGACGCTCACCGCGCCGAAAGAGCAGAACAAAAATTCGCTCAACACCGCGTTCGGTGGCAGTCTTGTCTCCATCGCCACGCTCGCCGGCTACGGCGTCGTCTGGGAATTGATGAAGCACGAAGATGGCGCCACCGATAAGATCGAGTGGCGCATCGTGGTGAAGGAAAGTCGCGCCGCCTACCGGCGTCCCGTCCTCGGTGATTTGCGCGCGATCTGCGAACGCCCCGCCAAAGCCGCCGTCGAGGAGTTCAAGGCCGCCCTTTCCCGCTACGGCAAAGCCAAGCTCAAGCTGAAGGCGTCCGTCGTCGAAAACGGCCACACCGCCGTCGACGTCACCGCCGCCTTCGTGGTCTCGCGCTGA
- a CDS encoding redoxin domain-containing protein, whose product MISVGQKLTLDFPLKVVRDGVVRETLLSELLTRPTIISVYMRNNTGSCDKQTDSLAAGVKELERGGFNVMALSRDTAGSHLKYAAKKGIAYALVSDAGDRFAEATDSLVEKSMYGRTFVGPARAAYVLATDGTVLAVIPKVDPANHAAQLLEIVRGL is encoded by the coding sequence ATGATTTCCGTGGGACAAAAGTTGACGCTGGATTTTCCGCTCAAAGTGGTGCGCGACGGCGTCGTGCGCGAGACTTTGCTGAGCGAATTACTGACGCGGCCGACGATCATTTCGGTGTATATGCGCAATAATACGGGGAGCTGCGACAAGCAGACCGACAGTCTGGCGGCGGGCGTGAAGGAATTGGAGCGCGGAGGGTTCAACGTGATGGCGTTGAGCCGCGACACGGCCGGATCGCATCTGAAATACGCGGCCAAAAAAGGCATCGCCTACGCGCTCGTGAGCGACGCGGGCGATCGCTTTGCCGAGGCGACGGACTCACTCGTCGAGAAGTCGATGTATGGCCGCACCTTTGTCGGCCCGGCGCGGGCGGCCTATGTGCTCGCGACCGACGGCACGGTGCTCGCGGTGATTCCGAAAGTTGATCCGGCAAATCACGCGGCGCAATTGCTGGAAATTGTGCGGGGCTTGTAA
- a CDS encoding translation initiation factor IF-2: MPDQETSGASAAAPQETAPASTASTPSTADATAPIGQFGSSRGSGLARGKRPASPAPAAASSAPGGYQPTQVEVINPQREYKNPFGGADVAPSKEPAPAPAAAPAPAPVAAAPQVPVQPAPAPRAPIAAAPTPVAPTPAAPAEKAELKILPPAQERRPAQSWEHSGFGRGAAAPSEQNENPRPPRRDDRGTFRPERREQKFEPRAPRPPQEPRPAQDPRPPREPRPAFRQKRDQPAPAKKPGGFLGWLKGLFGGTPAPEAPPARPQPGDERRRDGDRYRDGRRSDGRQRHGGEQGRQNFEGNRGPRPEGGEFRRDGQDGEQQHRRRRRGGRGRNRGGDYGNQGGDRGDRRDRGPNPEGQQGGGAI; encoded by the coding sequence ATGCCAGATCAAGAAACGTCCGGCGCATCGGCTGCGGCTCCTCAAGAGACCGCGCCCGCGTCGACCGCATCCACGCCTTCCACGGCGGATGCAACCGCGCCGATCGGTCAGTTCGGCTCGTCCCGCGGCTCCGGGCTCGCCCGCGGAAAACGCCCCGCCTCGCCCGCACCCGCCGCCGCCAGCTCCGCTCCCGGCGGCTATCAACCGACGCAAGTCGAAGTCATCAACCCGCAACGCGAATATAAAAACCCCTTCGGCGGTGCCGATGTCGCCCCCTCGAAGGAACCCGCTCCGGCCCCGGCCGCCGCGCCCGCTCCGGCGCCCGTCGCCGCCGCGCCGCAGGTGCCTGTTCAACCAGCCCCGGCTCCCCGCGCTCCCATCGCCGCCGCGCCGACTCCGGTCGCGCCGACTCCCGCCGCGCCCGCTGAAAAGGCGGAACTGAAAATCCTCCCGCCCGCGCAGGAACGCCGCCCGGCCCAAAGCTGGGAACACTCCGGCTTCGGCCGCGGCGCGGCCGCCCCCAGCGAGCAGAACGAGAACCCCCGCCCTCCGCGCCGCGACGACCGTGGCACCTTCCGCCCGGAGCGCCGCGAGCAGAAATTCGAGCCGCGCGCCCCGCGCCCCCCGCAAGAACCCCGCCCCGCCCAAGATCCCCGGCCGCCGCGCGAGCCGCGTCCCGCGTTTCGCCAGAAACGCGACCAACCCGCCCCGGCGAAGAAACCCGGTGGTTTTCTCGGCTGGCTCAAAGGCCTTTTCGGCGGCACACCCGCGCCCGAAGCGCCTCCCGCCCGCCCGCAGCCCGGCGACGAACGCCGCCGCGATGGCGACCGCTACCGCGACGGCCGCCGCTCGGACGGACGTCAGCGCCACGGCGGTGAACAAGGCCGCCAGAACTTTGAAGGCAATCGCGGCCCCCGCCCCGAAGGCGGCGAGTTTCGCCGCGACGGTCAGGACGGTGAACAACAACACCGCCGCCGTCGGCGCGGCGGACGCGGCCGCAACCGCGGTGGCGATTACGGCAACCAAGGCGGTGACCGCGGCGATCGCCGCGATCGCGGCCCGAATCCGGAAGGTCAGCAGGGTGGCGGCGCGATCTGA
- a CDS encoding phytanoyl-CoA dioxygenase family protein: MSTTTAALDLHSPYPLTADQIARFRRDGFVKLKDVLSADVLAHYGKIITDEVHRLNTMHLPLEQRDTYSKAFLQVINIWTKNDTVKEFCWSQRLGRIAAQLLGVDGVRMYHDQALYKEPNGGITPWHADQYYWPLSNANSVTAWIPLQKTTQEMGPLAFAAGSHQFEMGRDLVISDESEQRIGRSMKDHNYPLVDEPFDLGEVSFHYGWTFHRAGPNTSTQPRAVMTIIYIEDGIRLIEPNTKARQGDRAAFASDVEVGAVMNGKMTPVIYPTPGLV; this comes from the coding sequence ATGTCCACGACCACCGCCGCGCTCGATCTCCATTCGCCCTATCCCCTGACGGCAGACCAAATCGCCCGTTTCCGCCGCGATGGCTTCGTGAAGTTGAAAGACGTGCTCTCGGCCGATGTCCTCGCGCATTACGGCAAGATCATCACGGACGAGGTGCACCGCCTCAACACGATGCATCTGCCGCTTGAGCAGCGCGACACTTACAGCAAAGCGTTTCTCCAGGTCATCAACATCTGGACGAAAAACGACACCGTGAAGGAATTCTGCTGGAGCCAGCGCCTCGGGCGCATCGCCGCGCAATTGCTCGGCGTCGATGGCGTGCGCATGTATCACGACCAAGCGCTCTATAAAGAACCGAACGGCGGCATCACACCCTGGCACGCCGACCAATATTATTGGCCGCTGAGCAACGCCAACTCCGTCACCGCGTGGATCCCGTTGCAGAAGACCACGCAGGAAATGGGCCCCCTCGCCTTTGCCGCCGGCAGTCACCAATTCGAAATGGGCCGCGACCTCGTGATCAGCGACGAAAGCGAACAACGCATCGGCCGCTCCATGAAGGACCACAACTATCCGCTCGTCGACGAGCCCTTCGATCTTGGCGAGGTGAGCTTTCACTACGGCTGGACGTTTCACCGCGCCGGTCCCAACACCTCGACGCAGCCCCGCGCCGTGATGACGATCATCTATATTGAGGACGGCATTCGTCTGATCGAACCCAACACCAAAGCCCGCCAGGGCGACCGCGCCGCCTTCGCCTCCGACGTCGAAGTGGGCGCGGTGATGAACGGCAAAATGACCCCGGTGATTTATCCGACGCCGGGGCTTGTCTGA